The Lutibacter sp. A64 genome segment AAGCGTATTCTGTCGTAAATAAAACGGGGCTACCACCCAGTAAAAACAAACACGATTATATGAGTATTGGGCCTTATTGGTGGCCAAACCCAAATACAGATGATGGACTACCGTATATTAGAAAAGATGGGGAAATAAACCCAGAAACTCGAAATGATTTTACAGATTTTGTAGAGAAGAATAACTTTATTTCTGCTGTAACTACTTTAAGTGAAGCCTATTTTTTTAGTGATAAAAAGCAATATGCAACTAAAAGTTTAGCACTTATTAATACTTGGTTTTTAAACGAAGAAACCAGAATGAACCCAAATGTTAATTTCGGGCAATATGTTCCAGGTAAATCAGAAGGACGTTGTTTTGGTATTATTGAATTTGATGGAATTACAACTGTTATACAATTTTTAGAATTAGCTAAAGACAGAAATATCCTCGATAAAAAAACAGAAGACGGAATGTTGATTTGGTTTACCGAATATAGTGACTGGCTAAAAAACAGCAAGCTAGGAAAAGAAGAAGCAACTAGAAAAAACAACCACGGTACACATTACGATGTACAACTACTAAATATTTTAGTGTATTTAAATAAGATAGAAGAGGTGAAAAAATATCTTTCTACGGTTACAAAAAATAGAATTTTTAGCCAAATAGAGCCCGATGGAAGTCAACCCTTAGAATTAGCAAGAACTAAATCATTTTCATATTCAGTTATGAATTTACACGGATTCTTGGAATTGGCAAAAATGGGTCAAAAAGTTGGTATAGACCTATGGAATGTAACCTCGCAAGATGGCAGAAGTATAAAAAAAGGCTATCAATATATGATACCTTATGTAACA includes the following:
- a CDS encoding alginate lyase family protein, whose product is MEKMKMDWGLYGMKTQQIKNMKVKNIVFRMCVLLCIVGCKGYAQKNYKGIIRVIDYQELEAEQLHLKKGDKKAVENYKELLNNADQLLDVKAYSVVNKTGLPPSKNKHDYMSIGPYWWPNPNTDDGLPYIRKDGEINPETRNDFTDFVEKNNFISAVTTLSEAYFFSDKKQYATKSLALINTWFLNEETRMNPNVNFGQYVPGKSEGRCFGIIEFDGITTVIQFLELAKDRNILDKKTEDGMLIWFTEYSDWLKNSKLGKEEATRKNNHGTHYDVQLLNILVYLNKIEEVKKYLSTVTKNRIFSQIEPDGSQPLELARTKSFSYSVMNLHGFLELAKMGQKVGIDLWNVTSQDGRSIKKGYQYMIPYVTGQKEWKHQQIINAKSSEEKLIRDLKFISKNLKDTSFDKVLHQLNQKNKKH